The Chloroflexota bacterium nucleotide sequence TTCCTCATCATCAACGTATCCAAAAAAGGGATTCCCTTCGGCTGATATATCACCAATATAGCCAAAACCCAACTGCTCGCTTACAAATCTAACTTTATCGAGAATATAATCATCGTGGACACGAGCAGATGTCATGACTGAAGCGGCGATTCTACCCGTAAAATCATAACCTTGCTGGGCAAATAGCTTATCAAGAAGATACTGCATCTGGACAGGAACAAATAGAACCCATGCCCCAAAAGTCCAGATAATGGCATCCGCACCCTTCATTTTTTCGACAATCTTAAGGAAGGCAGGATCTGCTTCTGTTGGGTCAGATGATAACCTTGCTCTCGTCACATCTACAAACTCGTAGTCATAATCGAGGAAACGAGACAGGAATAACGCAGTGTACAGACTTGCGCTTTTCTTGCCTGTGGGGCTGCCACATAGGAAAAGCACTTTCTTCATGATATTAGCTGGGATTTCCCATATCAACTCGCAGTGAGCCTACCCAGTAGCTCTTTGGTGTCGACACCGATGATGCATCCATTGCATCCGATTGTCAAGCCTAACGGATACTGTCAATGAGGTCACTATCATAGCGGCTATGTTCAAATCAGTCACCAATTACACTGATTCAGAATCCTCCACCGCCAACATTTCCGAAATGATACACTGCCCCTTGACCGTGTTTGTTGTCAGTTTTTCTCGGTTGAGGCATGATGGTTACCGCTGGTTCGGTAGATGGATATTCATAAGTACAACAGAGACGATATCCCCGTGTTCTCGAAACCCGAAATCACTTATCTACCTGCTGATGCGTACGCATGAAATGGCAGACATCCCAATGTTTGACATGGCCGAAATACTCGGCCCGGATGATCTAAAGCAGCAACCCTAGTACGATGATAACGATGCCTGTGGTTTCTTTATTATGGGATTATGGGTCTTTGCCTGTGATAGACTATCTGCATTGAATCTATGGAATACCAAGAAGCAATCGCTATATTAAAAAGCCTGTTGGACAGGCACTCGCTTGACCCCGCGGAAGAAGAAGCAGTTATGACTGCCATCGGTGTTCTCAGTTGGGCTTCCCTATCTAAGAGCAAAATTAAAGCACAAAAGGCCAAACGAGATAAGAGTGCCGAATGGTAGCATCATCTTAAGTACTCGGTAGGTACGCATGGAAGGGTACACATCCCGTTAAAGATGCGGTCGAGAAATCCTGCTGACAAATTGCTGATAGAGATCAGATAACGGGGTAACAGAAAACGGCAGTCTGAGCACAGAATGGGTTGGAGGGCAGAAACAGGGAAACACCAATTTGAGCGTGAAAACACATCCCGGTACGTCCCTTGATAGACTTGAAATCTAGGCAATCTGTGCTAAGAAATCTAAAACTGCCTGGTTGAACTTGTCTCGGATCTCGACGTTGAATGCGTGGCCTCCTCCCTCCAGTACAACCAGCTTGGCTTTGTCTATGCCCGTTGCCAGTTCCTTCGACAGCTTGACTGGCAATAGAATGTCTTGTTTGCCGACCAGCACCAGAGTCGGGGCCACTATGTGGCTCAGGCGGCCTAGTGCATTGTGTTCGGTGGCGGCAGTCACCTGGTGAGCCAAGGCGTGAGCCGGCTGCAAGTAGGGAGCTGCTGCCATTGTGTCCAGAGCCATCTCAACTATCCCTGAGTTTTCAAAGAGCTTGTCCGTGAAGATGAAGGGGAAAATCAACCTGAAATACGTTCTCGGGCTGACCCCCTCCGTTTTTGCTGCAGCCCATGCTCCTACTGTGTGGTCACTGAAGGGATAATTCCCCGCCGAAGTAGTTGCCAACACGAGGCTCTTCACCCGTTCCGGGTATTTGATGGCAAGCTCCTGGGCGATCATTCCACCCATGGATAGACCCAGTATATGGGCTCTGTTGATCCCTAGAGCATCCATGAGCCAGACTGTGTCATCAGCCATCATTTTGATGGAATAGGGCTCGTCTGGAGCATCAGTACGACCAACACCACGGTTGTCAAACGCTATCACCTGGTACTTCTTCGAGAACTCTGGGATCTGGAACATCCAGCCAGTCAGGTCTGTTCCCAATCCCATTATCAGGAGCAAAGGTTCTCCCTTCCCATGAACCTCGTAATACATGTTGATGTCACCAACTTTGACTGTAGGCATTTTCCCTCCTCGTTTGTGCCAGAGGTCTATCTAAAGGCATGTATGTGGCAATGGCCTTGGACAATACCACTAGGAGCTTGGGTCACGACTGGTATGTAAACCTATTCCCTTCTGTGCGGCCGAAGGCTATACTCCAGGTAAGCGATCCACAGATAGGAGTTGCGAATTGACTTACGCCAAATATAAGCCCTACGTCATAGACGCTGGTTATCTTTTTCCTCCTTCGCTGGCCGATTTCCTGGGTACTGAGGATGAGGTGCATATATTCAGGGAGGTGACGGAGCACTTAGGCATCGCGTGTTTGGACTCAGACTTCAATGGCATGGGGC carries:
- a CDS encoding alpha/beta hydrolase — its product is MPTVKVGDINMYYEVHGKGEPLLLIMGLGTDLTGWMFQIPEFSKKYQVIAFDNRGVGRTDAPDEPYSIKMMADDTVWLMDALGINRAHILGLSMGGMIAQELAIKYPERVKSLVLATTSAGNYPFSDHTVGAWAAAKTEGVSPRTYFRLIFPFIFTDKLFENSGIVEMALDTMAAAPYLQPAHALAHQVTAATEHNALGRLSHIVAPTLVLVGKQDILLPVKLSKELATGIDKAKLVVLEGGGHAFNVEIRDKFNQAVLDFLAQIA